A genomic region of Daphnia carinata strain CSIRO-1 chromosome 5, CSIRO_AGI_Dcar_HiC_V3, whole genome shotgun sequence contains the following coding sequences:
- the LOC130696637 gene encoding elongator complex protein 4-like, translating into MAANVKISSFQKRIKPSNPNILGTKISAVNSMLNVSFGVTSLDQIIDGGLPLGSLCVVEEDIYGSYAKIITKYFMAEGAVQKNFLLSASLNENPWDLLNNLPSLVTEPRETNITENREELKIAWRYKNLTLEDNNQRLGNAFDLSIPYVMPETQKPNLAVWGEAVTPNLQRGTGTLKNPNCLSLLKAIEKAIKNWELDSYNSHNLVRIVVSSFGSPFWQLDENKSSLSTDFTATLLLLKSIVRSTNAVALVTIPHQLLNQSLVSRSRHLADVVIQLKSLREDPHLHDLMDVHGILELKKVANLTSLKPILGQDGTTTYGFKATKRKFKIEKLHLPPAVDDDKSSPDHSSSLGCSSTASKANLDF; encoded by the exons ATGGCGGCTAATGttaaaatttcaagttttcaaaaacgaataaaaccATCAAATCCAAACATTTTAGGCACCAAAATATCTGCTGTAAACAGTATGCTTAATGTGTCCTTTGGTGTCACTTCGCTCGATCAGATTATTG ATGGCGGTTTACCGCTGGGATCACTTTGTGTAGTCG AGGAGGATATCTATGGTTCGTATGCGAAAATAATTACAAAGTATTTCATGGCAGAAGGAGCTGtgcaaaagaattttctattGTCCGCTTCATTGAATGAAAATCCCTGGGACCTT cTCAACAACCTGCCATCGCTTGTGACTGAACCCAGGGAGACAAATATAACTGAAAACAGGGAGGAATTGAAGATAGCATGGCGCTATAAGAATCTTACTTTAGAAGACAACAATCAACGCTTAGGCAATGCCTTTGATTTATCCATCCCTTATGTCATGCCTGAAACTCAAAAGCCCAATTTAGCAGTGTGGGGTGAGGCAGTTACACCCAATTTACAAAGAGGGACAG GAACACTTAAAAATCCTAATTGCTTAAGTTTACTAAAGGCGATCGAGAAAGCTATTAAAAATTGGGAGCTGGATTCGTATAATAGTCATAATTTAGTAAGAATTGTAGTTTCTTCGTTTGGCTCTCCGTTTTGGCAActtgatgaaaacaaaagcagcCTTTCTACGGACTTTACGGCTACGCTGTTACTGCTCAAATCAATAGTGCGATCAACCAATGCAGTAGCTTTAGTAACCATTCCTCATCAGTTATTAAAC CAAAGCTTGGTTTCTCGGAGTCGTCATTTAGCTGATGTGGTAATTCAACTAAAATCGTTGCGAGAAGATCCTCACCTCCATGACTTGATGGACGTCCACGGCATCctcgaattaaaaaaagtgGCAAATCTAACATCTCTCAAACCCATCTTAGGTCAGGATGGAACAACCACCTACGGATTCAAAGCCACTAAAAGGAAGTTCAAAATAGAG AAGCTTCACCTTCCACCGGCTGTTGACGATGATAAATCATCGCCTGATCACTCATCTTCACTTGGTTGTTCATCCACTGCATCAAAGGCCAATCTCGATTTCTGA
- the LOC130696673 gene encoding tyrosine-protein kinase Dnt-like: MGDKFFLFSFLLCLPLAKAGLNFFISQQESFRVLGLVAELAYVRDGSINDVAQHFVVPVPAHIHELCFVWVNADPKSVKYSIFTKDNSMQSVNHVSLNISNQGVVPREPQIFCLLLPCTTILPSKLEVSMKINFTSFNNVTVLNVVMKKDCSSEELRNVEQDVLSKVIPAEDSSFMLYVAVGVAFGILVVSLAAASCFLCPKHNLCHQQPPRTIVPSGTALYSPVQATCNEDLGAATLCVSDPAAHQIVIEDKTSFRLQRNNIHIGSTLLEGTFGSIFHATLQIPCQPLKDVIVKTVKHNAAEMQVKLMMEEGTRFQDLVHPNIYPLIGIVDGDGSRPLLVYPSVTYGNLKTPHKCTLCFRWLLYCRGSLDGSLPHPLCTQDLVTIALHVLRGVQYLHQQNIIHKDLATRNCVIDDQFHVKLTDMALSRDFFPNDYHCLGDNENRPIKWMAMESLTRREFSTSSDIWSFGVVLWEVTTLAQQPYVEIDPFEVGRVLRDGYRLTQPVNCPDELYAIMAYCWASSKNERPTAPQLYRELHQFHHQLNEYI; the protein is encoded by the exons ATGGGTGAcaagttctttcttttttcttttcttctttgtttgcCTCTGGCGAAAGCTGGTCTGAATTTTTTCATCAGTCAACAGGAATCTTTTAGAGTGTTGG gactTGTGGCCGAGTTGGCGTATGTAAGAGATGGAAGTATTAACGATGTCGCACAACATTTTGTGGTTCCCGTACCGGCCCACATACATGAACTCTGTTTTGTTTGGGTTAATGCTGATCCTAAATCA GTTAAATACTCCATTTTTACAAAGGATAATAGTATGCAATCAGTCAACCATGTTTCCTTAAACATTTCAAACCAAGGTGTGGTGCCACGAGAGCCTCAGATATTTTGCCTACTTTTGCCTTGTACCACCATTTTGCCTTCAAAGCTAGAGGTTTCCATGAAGATCAATTTCACTTCTTTTAACAATGTGACAGTGTTGAATGTTGTAATGAAAAAAGATTGCTCATCAG aagAATTGAGAAATGTTGAACAAGATGTTCTGTCCAAAGTGATTCCAGCAGAGGATTCCTCTTTCATGCTGTATGTTGCTGTGGGAGTAGCTTTTGGAATACTTGTAGTGTCACTGGCAGCagcttcttgttttctttgtccCAAACATAATTTATGTCATCAGCAACCACCAAG AACAATTGTGCCCAGTGGTACAGCTTTATACTCCCCTGTTCAAGCCACGTGCAATGAAGATCTTGGGGCAGCAACGCTATGTGTCAGTGATCCAGCTGCACATCAAATTGTTATTGAAGATAAAACATCTTTTCGACTTCAACGAAATAATATTCACATAGGAAGTACGCTGTTAGAGGGCACATTTGGTTCAATTTTTCACGCGACCTTGCAGATTCCTTGTCAGCCGCTGAAGGATGTCATAGTCAAGACAGTCAAAC ATAATGCAGCTGAGATGCAGGTCAAGCTTATGATGGAAGAAGGAACAAGGTTCCAAGATTTGGTGCATCCAAATATTTATCCGTTGATTGGCATAGTGGATGGAGATGGAAGCCGGCCGTTATTGGTCTATCCATCAGTGACTTATGGAAATCTCAAAACG CCTCATAAATGTACACTTTGTTTTAGATGGTTATTGTACTGCCGGGGATCTTTGGATGGTAGTCTACCGCATCCCCTCTGTACACAGGACCTGGTGACCATTGCACTACATGTTTTGCGCGGAGTACAATACCTTCACCAACAAAATATTATCCACAAGGATCTGGCAACAAGAAACTGCGT aATTGACGACCAGTTTCATGTAAAACTAACGGACATGGCATTATCACGGGATTTCTTTCCCAACGACTACCATTGCCTAGGCGACAACGAAAATCGACCAATAAAATGGATGGCAATGGAATCGCTTACTCGAAGAGAGTTCTCCACCTCTTCTGATATT TGGTCCTTTGGAGTAGTCCTATGGGAAGTCACCACTTTGGCTCAACAGCCGTACGTTGAAATTGATCCTTTCGAAGTTGGCCGAGTCCTTCGTGATGGATATAGGCTAACTCAGCCAGTCAACTGTCCTGACGAACT GTATGCAATTATGGCCTATTGCTGGGCTTCTTCGAAAAACGAACGCCCGACGGCTCCCCAGTTGTATCGTGAGCTgcatcagtttcatcatcaGCTCAACgaatacatttaa